CCATGAGCGCAAGTAGCAGTGTCAGGCCGAACATCGCCGCCCAGCTTTTGACATGCTTGGGCTGCAGTAGATGGATCAGGCTTGGCAGACTAAAGATGACCATGAAGATAAGGGCACAGACGAGACTTTGACTGGTGGTCAGCTGCAGCATGATCGGCAGTGTCACCAGCATGACAACGAAGACGCACTGGGCATGAAAGGCGAAATAGATCCAGCGGTAGCGCTCGGCAAGCTTGAAGTAGAGGGGGTCGAGAATCGAGAGAAGGCACAGGCCGATGAAGAACAGCGTGAACAGTGCCTGCCCGCTGGCCCATACCGTGGTGGCCAGCAAAAAGGGCAGACTGAAGAAGAGTGTTTCCTGGTGAATCAACTGGGCAATAAAGGTGGTCGCCCCCTTGGGCAGCGTCGGGTAACCGCGACGAGCCAGCAGGCGACCGACTACGCTTTCAGAGAGTAGTAACAGCCAGGCTAACAGCAGCCCTAGTGCCAGGGCGCCTCCCAGCCATTGCTGACGGTCGACCAGAAAAAAACTGGCCACCCCAGCGGCGAAAGCCAGTGGAGGCCAGAGCCATAGATAGGGCCTGGCTCGCATCAGCAGCGTCTGAAGATATCCTTGCCAGCGCTGCATGCGCGACAGGGTCGTCGCAATGGAAGCGCTGGTTTCAGGCCCGGACGGTGCCGAATCGGTCATGTTGCTGCCATAGAGTCATTCGTGGTGAATAGATGATGACATCGTAACAACTGCAACCCTGTGCCGGGAGTCGCGAAACGGCAACAACACAATTAGGGCGATGAAGGATATTGGACGTTTAGCTACCTGCCCAAGGCTTGACGTGATGGCCAGGCTGGACCAAGCTGTCTGGCAATCAAACGGCCGTATGAAACCGATCTTCACATCCAATCCAACCCCGTGGGGAGAAACGTGGATGAACTATCAAGGTAATGCCATTTCGGTGACTACCAATGGCGACAACATTGCCACGCTCACCTTCGATCTGAAGGGCGAATCCATCAACAAGCTGTCCAGCGCGGTAATCATGGAGCTCGACGAAGCCATCCAGGCGCTGCAGAGCGCAGGCGACGTCAAGGGCCTGGTGATTGCCAGTGCCAAGGATGCGTTCATCGTCGGTGCCGACATCACCGAGTTTCATGGTCTGTTTGAAAAGGGTGAGGCGTTTCTGGTCGAGATGAACCAGAAGGTCCATGCAATCTTCAATGCTCTGGAGGATCTCCCGTTTCCCACCGTCACCGCCATCAATGGTCTGGCACTGGGCGGCGGTTGCGAGATCACCTTGACCACCGATTTCCGGGTCATGAGCGAAACCGCCAAGATCGGCCTGCCGGAGACCAAGCTGGGTATCCTGCCGGGCTGGGGTGGCTGTGTACGCCTGCCGCGCATGATCGGAGCCGATAACGCCATCGAGTGGATCGCCGGTGGCACCGAAAATCGTGCCTTCGATGCGCTCAAGGTAGGGGCTGTGGATGGCGTGGTGCCTGGGGATCGACTCGACGCCGCAGCACTGGACATCCTGGCGCGTGCCAACACGGGCGAGCTTGACTACCAGGCGCGCCGCGAAGAGAAGACGCAACCGCTCAAGCTCAACCCCATCGAGCAGATGATGGTCTTCGAAACCGCCAAGGGGTACGTGGCCGGGAAGGCCGGACCCAACTACCCTGCGCCGGTCGAGGCGATCAAGGTGATTCAGAAGGGGGCCGGGGAGGAACGCGCGCGCGCCCAGGCCATCGAGGCCAAGGCCTTTGCCAAGCTTGCCATGACCGATGTCTGCTACAACCTGGTGGGGTTGTTTCTCAACGATCAGGTGGTCAAGAAGAAGGCCGGCAAGTACGAGAAGCAGGCGCAGCCGGTCAAGCAGACCGCCGTGCTCGGGGCCGGCATCATGGGAGGCGGCATCGCTTACCAGAGCGCCTCCAAGGGCACCCCAATCCTGATGAAGGATATCAAGGATGATGCGCTCGAACTGGGTCTCAAGGAGGCGCGCAAGCTGTTCGCCAAGCAGGCCGAGCGCGGCAAGCTGACCACCGAGAAGATGGCCGAGCAGCTTAGCAATATTCGCCCGACGCTCTCCTACGGCGACTTCGGTCACGTCGACCTGGTGGTCGAGGCGGTGGTCGAGAACCCCAAGGTCAAGGATGCGGTGCTCACCGAGCTGGAAGGGCTGGTCGGGGAGAACACCATCCTCACATCCAACACCTCGACGATCTCGATCAACCGCCTGGCTGAGAATCTCAAGCGTCCCGAGAACTTCTGCGGCATGCACTTCTTCAATCCGGTGCACCGCATGCCGCTCGTCGAGGTCATTCGCGGTGAAAAGAGCAGCGACGCGGCGATAGCGGCCACGGTTGCCTACGCGCGTGCCATGGGCAAGACTCCCATCGTTGTCAACGACTGCCCGGGCTTTCTTGTCAATCGCGTGCTGTTCCCCTACTTCGGTGGTTTCAGCTTTCTCGTCGAGCAGGGCGCCGATTTCCAGCGCGTCGACAAGGTGATGGAAAAATTCGGCTGGCCGATGGGCCCCGCCTATCTGCTTGACGTGGTAGGTATGGATACCGCCGTACACGCCAACGAGGTGATGGCGGAAGGCTTCCCGGACCGTATGGCGCGCGATGGCAAGAGTGCCATCCAGGTGATGTACGATAACCAGCGCCTGGGGCAGAAGAACGACAAGGGCTTCTACAAGTACGAAGAGGATAGAAAGGGCAAGCCGAAGAAGGTCTCGGATGAGGAAGCCTATGCCTTGGTCAAGCAGGTGATGAAGGAGCAGAAGGAGTTCTCCGACGAGGAGATCATCGCACGCATGATGGTGCCGCTGTGCATGGAGACCGTTCGCTGTCTCGAGGATGGTATCGTCGATACGCCTGCCGAAGCCGACATGGCGCTCATCTACGGTATCGGTTTCCCGCCGTTCCGCGGCGGTGCGTTGCGCTATGTCGATGCGATGGGGGTCGATGCCTTCGTTGTGCTGGCCGAGCGGCTGGCGGATGAACTCGGTGCACTTTACGCGCCCACCGAGAAGCTGCGTGCAATGGCCAAGTCCGGCGAAACCTTCTATGGCAAGAGCGCCTGAACTCACCACGAACAGGAGTAGTGACAGATGAGTTTGAATCCGAGAGATGTCGTGGTGGTCGACGGTGTGCGTACCGCCATGGCCAAGGCCAAGAATGGCGCCTTCCGCCACGTGCGTGCCGAGAACCTGTCTGCCGCGGTGATGCAGGCACTCTTCACTCGCAATGCCAATCTCGATCCGAGTGAGGTCGACGATGTGATCTGGGGCTGTGTCAATCAGACCCTGGAGCAGTCGATGAATATCGCCCGCAACGCGGCGATCATGACCGGTATTCCGCGCAGCGTACCGGCGCAGACCGTCAATCGCCTGTGCGGCTCGTCGATGACCGCGCTGCATATCGCCAGTGCCAACATCAAGGCCGGGATGGGCGACTTCTATATCATCGGCGGCGTTGAGCACATGGAGCATGTGCCCATGGCTCACGGTGTGGACGTCAACCCCGCCGCCAGCAAGTATGCAGCCAAGGCGGCCATGATGATGGGCCTGACCGCGGAGCTGCTGGGCAAGATGCACGGCATCACCCGCGAGGATCAGGACAAGTTCGGGGTACGCTCGCATCACCGTGCGCTGGCCGCCAATGAACAGGGCTATTTCGATAACGAGATCATCGGTGTCGAAGGTCACACGCCCGATGGTCTACGCCAGCTGGTGACCCATGACGAAGTGGTGCGTATCGATGCGAGCCTCGAGGAGATGGCCAAGCTCAAGCCGATCTTCGACCCCAAAGGCGGTACGGTCTCGGCAGGGACGTCATCAGCCCTCTCCGTCGGCGCTTCGGCGATGGCGGTGATGAGCTACGAGCGCGCCCAGGCACTGGGGCTGTCGCCGATCGCTCGAGTGCTCTCCACGGGTGTGGCCGGTTGCGATGCTTCGATCATGGGTTACGGTCCCGTACCTGCCAGCAAGAAGGCCCTCAAGGCGGCAGGCCTCTCGATTGATGATATCCAGACGGCCGAGCTCAACGAGGCCTTCGCCGCCCAGGCGCTTCCCGTGCTCAAGGATCTCGGCCTGCTCGATCGCATGGACGAGGCCGTCAACCTCAATGGTGGTGCGATCGCTCTCGGTCATCCGCTAGGCTGCTCAGGTGCACGTATCTGCACCACGCTGCTCAACGTGATGCGCCAGCAGGACACCACGCTGGGCCTGGCGACCATGTGCATCGGCATGGGACAGGGTGTGGCGACAGTGTTCGAGCGCCTCAAGTAGTCGCGCTTAAGTTTCAAGACAGCGAGTCAGTACTACGGCCTCCTGATGTATTCAGGGGGCCGTTCTTCATCCAGCATCAACCCCTCCCACCGCTTCGCGATCCTCTCTCTCCAGCGCTTCTTGGAGGGCGTCTCGCAACAGCGGCAGATGCGACTGCTCCAGGTCTCGGGAGGCGCTCAGCAGCGTCAGGGTGCCACCCCGCGCGAGTCGCATCAACGGCTTGAGCGCATCGGGATCGTCCTGCATCTCCCAGCGGTAGCGGTGGGCAAAGACAGTACGGTTGATCTTCTTCTCATGCCAGTCGCGACGCAGCGCCGGTGAGGGCGCCGCGTCGCGGTACCAGTCGGCCAGAGCCAGACTCTCGCGCGGCTTGCCTCGTGGCCATAACCGATCCACCAGTACCCTGGCGCCATCCTGTGCCTCGACGTCGCTATAGATACGCTTCATGCGGATCTCGTAGCCCATGATGGCTCTCTCCCTGCTTGATGATATTCGCCTGGATAGGCCTCGCGACCCTCCAGCCTAGGGTAGTCCTCCTGTAGCGGCAATGCTTGCTCAGGCTAGCATGGCGTGAGTGGGCTGCGGTGTAGGCAATAGCAGGGAAGATTCGTGTAACGCTTCCCCAGCATCTAAGGTAATAGCAGCGATTCCACATAAGGAGAGGCAAACCATGGCGATGATCCCGGTGCATCGCAGTGAGGAGGAGAAGCAGGGCGGCAAGTGTCAGGCCAAGAAGCGCGAGCATGGCGAGCAGGATAGCGAACTTGCCGAGCGCATTGTTCAGACGGCAGTAGAGATGGCCGAGGCGTGTGGCTGGGAGGCGGTCGAGTTGACCGAAGTGGCCAGAAGGCTCGACATGCCCGTGGCTCAAGTGCTCGATAACTTCCACGATCTGGATGCCGTGGCGAATGCCTGGTTTCTACGTGGCTGGCAACACATGCTGGATGATAAGCCCGAGGGATTTGCCCTCTGGTCAGCTCGAGAGCGCATCGAGCATTGTCTGATGGCGTGGTTCGATGCCTTTGCCGATCATCGTCGGGTGACTGTCCAGATGATCAAGGCCAAG
This DNA window, taken from Halomonas sp. TA22, encodes the following:
- a CDS encoding DUF5924 family protein: MTDSAPSGPETSASIATTLSRMQRWQGYLQTLLMRARPYLWLWPPLAFAAGVASFFLVDRQQWLGGALALGLLLAWLLLLSESVVGRLLARRGYPTLPKGATTFIAQLIHQETLFFSLPFLLATTVWASGQALFTLFFIGLCLLSILDPLYFKLAERYRWIYFAFHAQCVFVVMLVTLPIMLQLTTSQSLVCALIFMVIFSLPSLIHLLQPKHVKSWAAMFGLTLLLALMAWAGRAWVPPANLWLTGSALSAAIDLAERTPQGSVPLHDDELQRSGLYAYTAIRAPRGLQERIYHEWRHEGELIDRIALTIAGGRQQGYRSWSHKQNFPDASAGNWRIDVTTESGQRIGVLRFTVSESPEQASLANGQIQSPAGVPGLDLRRLVPGMSG
- a CDS encoding DUF488 domain-containing protein — protein: MGYEIRMKRIYSDVEAQDGARVLVDRLWPRGKPRESLALADWYRDAAPSPALRRDWHEKKINRTVFAHRYRWEMQDDPDALKPLMRLARGGTLTLLSASRDLEQSHLPLLRDALQEALEREDREAVGGVDAG
- the fadA gene encoding acetyl-CoA C-acyltransferase FadA — encoded protein: MSLNPRDVVVVDGVRTAMAKAKNGAFRHVRAENLSAAVMQALFTRNANLDPSEVDDVIWGCVNQTLEQSMNIARNAAIMTGIPRSVPAQTVNRLCGSSMTALHIASANIKAGMGDFYIIGGVEHMEHVPMAHGVDVNPAASKYAAKAAMMMGLTAELLGKMHGITREDQDKFGVRSHHRALAANEQGYFDNEIIGVEGHTPDGLRQLVTHDEVVRIDASLEEMAKLKPIFDPKGGTVSAGTSSALSVGASAMAVMSYERAQALGLSPIARVLSTGVAGCDASIMGYGPVPASKKALKAAGLSIDDIQTAELNEAFAAQALPVLKDLGLLDRMDEAVNLNGGAIALGHPLGCSGARICTTLLNVMRQQDTTLGLATMCIGMGQGVATVFERLK
- a CDS encoding TetR/AcrR family transcriptional regulator; this translates as MAMIPVHRSEEEKQGGKCQAKKREHGEQDSELAERIVQTAVEMAEACGWEAVELTEVARRLDMPVAQVLDNFHDLDAVANAWFLRGWQHMLDDKPEGFALWSARERIEHCLMAWFDAFADHRRVTVQMIKAKSHPPHMHTWVPMVFDLSRTIQWLREAARLEAPYGTRRAQLEEIGLTALFLATLKQWADDVSPEQQDTRRFLRRYLKRSERMMDWLWHGHQAR
- the fadB gene encoding fatty acid oxidation complex subunit alpha FadB, which encodes MNYQGNAISVTTNGDNIATLTFDLKGESINKLSSAVIMELDEAIQALQSAGDVKGLVIASAKDAFIVGADITEFHGLFEKGEAFLVEMNQKVHAIFNALEDLPFPTVTAINGLALGGGCEITLTTDFRVMSETAKIGLPETKLGILPGWGGCVRLPRMIGADNAIEWIAGGTENRAFDALKVGAVDGVVPGDRLDAAALDILARANTGELDYQARREEKTQPLKLNPIEQMMVFETAKGYVAGKAGPNYPAPVEAIKVIQKGAGEERARAQAIEAKAFAKLAMTDVCYNLVGLFLNDQVVKKKAGKYEKQAQPVKQTAVLGAGIMGGGIAYQSASKGTPILMKDIKDDALELGLKEARKLFAKQAERGKLTTEKMAEQLSNIRPTLSYGDFGHVDLVVEAVVENPKVKDAVLTELEGLVGENTILTSNTSTISINRLAENLKRPENFCGMHFFNPVHRMPLVEVIRGEKSSDAAIAATVAYARAMGKTPIVVNDCPGFLVNRVLFPYFGGFSFLVEQGADFQRVDKVMEKFGWPMGPAYLLDVVGMDTAVHANEVMAEGFPDRMARDGKSAIQVMYDNQRLGQKNDKGFYKYEEDRKGKPKKVSDEEAYALVKQVMKEQKEFSDEEIIARMMVPLCMETVRCLEDGIVDTPAEADMALIYGIGFPPFRGGALRYVDAMGVDAFVVLAERLADELGALYAPTEKLRAMAKSGETFYGKSA